CACTCTTTCCACAGCTACTTTTTGCTACCCGGCGATAGCCAGAAACCGATTATTTATGACGTTGAAAACCTGCGCGATGGCAACAGCTTCAGCGCCAGACGCGTTAGGGCTATCCAGAATGGTCGCCCTATTTTTTATATGACGGCCTCATTTCAAAGTCATGAAGAAGGGTTCGAGCACCAAAATGTGATGCCAAACGTCACACCGCCAGAAGATCTGAAATCCGAGCAGGAAATCGCACAAGATATGCAGCACCTTCTGCCACCCCGCTTTCACGATAAATTTATTCAGGCCAGCCCGATTGAGATACGCCCGGTTAAATTCCATAACCCACTAAAAGGCGAAGTAGACGAGCCGGTGCGACACGTCTGGTGTCGTGCCAGTAGCACGCTGCCGGACGATAAGCGTATTCACCAATATCTGCTCGGCTATACGTCTGACTGCAATTTCCTACTCACGGCCTTACAGCCTCACGGCGTTGGCTTTTTGGAGCCGAGTATGCAGGTCGCTACCATCGATCACTCAATGTGGTTCCACCGTGATTTCCGGCTGGATGACTGGCTGTTATATACCGTAGAAAGCACGTCAGCATCCGGTGCTCGTGGTTTCGTTCGTGGGCAATTCTATACTCGGGAAGGCGTGCTGGTTGCATCCAGCGTGCAGGAAGGCGTCATACGTCGTCGCCAGCCGTAAACCTTGCGGCAAACTCGTAACGTAAAAAACCACCTCATCTGGAGGGGGGTGGTTTAAGACTGATAATAAAACAGGCGTGGAGTCTCCCCCACGCCTGCATACTGTATTCTGACTATCTCACTGATTAATTTACGCGATCTTATTGGTTGTAAGCGCTCTCGCCATGGCTGTTTACGTCCAGACCTTCGCGCTCTTGATCTTCAGGTACACGCAGGCCGACAACCATATCCGCGATCTTGAAGGCGACAAATGCCACCACGCCAGACCACACCAGACAAACAATCACGCTGAACAGCTGGACCCAAATCTGGTGTGCCATCGTCACGCCTTCCGCATAGCCAGTACCGCCCAGTGATGCAGAAGTGAATACGCCAGTCAGGATACAACCAACGATGCCGCACACGCCGTGAACACCGAACACATCACATGGGTCATCCACACGCAGCCATCTTTTCAGTACCGTTACACCCCACAAGCCTGCAACACCACCGGCCAGACCGATGATCAATGCACCACCCACGCCAACCGTACCCGCAGCTGGCGTGATTGCCACCAGACCCGCGATACAGCCAGAGCATGCGCCCAGCAGAGAAGGCTTACCACGGACCATCCACTCACCGCCAACCCATGCCAGAATTGCAGCGGCAGTCGCGACAACGGTGTTCAGGAAAGCCAGAGCGGCGATACCGTTCGCAGCCCCCGCAGAACCCGCATTGAAACCAAACCAGCCGATGTACAGGATCGCCGTACCGATAAACACCATCGGCAGGTTATGCGGTTTGAAGGCCTCTTTGCCAAAACCAGCACGTTTGCCCAGCAGGTAAGCACCAACCAAACCAGCAACTGCGGCGTTGATGTGAACCACCGTACCGCCAGCGAAGTCCAGCGCACCATCCGCCGCCAGATAGCCACCGCCCCATACCATGTGCGTCATCGGCAGGTAGGAGAACGTCAGCCACAGCGCAACAAAGATCAGGACAGCAGAGAAACGAATACGCTCAGCAATCGCCCCGACAATCAGCGCCACGGTGATACAGGCAAAGGAAGCCTGATAAGCCACGTGCACGAACTGATAGAAGGTGCCACTGATGGATTCAATCCCGATGCCTTTCAGCATAAAGGTGCTGAAACCACCGAAGAAGGCGTTACCTTCGCTGAAGGCCAGGCTATATCCGTAAACGACCCACAGGATACAAACCATCGCGAACGTTACGCTCACCTGCGTCATCATGGACAGAACGTTCTTAGAACGAATCAGGCCGCCGTAAAACAGTGCGATGCCCGGTATAGTCATAAAGAGTACCAGTGCGGTACAAATCATAATAAAAGCGTTGTCCGCTTTATCAATCGTCGGTGTCGCAGCCATTGCCCAGGACGGGAGTAATGCCGCCACACCGAGACCTAATGAAGAGAGTCGTTTTTTCATTTTCATCCATCCCTATTTACGTATCTACGCTAGGTGTTGTTAAAGTGCGGCTTCGTCAGTTTCACCCGTACGAATACGGATAACCCTTTGCAACTCGGCGACAAAAATTTTGCCATCACCAATTTTTCCGGTGTACGCGGCTTTGCTGATGACGTCGATCACTTCATCCAACTGGTCGTCTGCAATCGCGATATCAATTTTTACCTTGGGTAAAAAATTAACGCTGTATTCTGCGCCGCGGTATAGCTCCGCGTGCCCTTTCTGACGACCAAATCCTTTCACCTCAGTGACGGTAAGTCCCTGGATGCCGACAGAAGATAACGCTTCACGTACATCTTCCAGCTTGAATGGTTTTATCACCACAGTAACCAGTTTCATTTATCTTCCCCCTAGCCATTACGTTCAGGCTTTCGCCCGTCACTTGTTCGATTACATGCTCTATGAAGTCGGTCTACGTCATGACTAAAGCAAAGGGTGTGCCATAAATGATTTATCTGGCACAAATCAGGAAAAAGAACGCTATTAACGATAAGAAAGGGCAAAAAGAAAACCCGGTGGGAAAGAAATGCAGGAAGAATCGGGCAAGAATTGCACTAATTTAGTGCACGAAGAGTATTTTCAGTGCAGTGCGGGGGAAAACCAGAATCACGATGCCTATTGATGGTGCGAAGCCATGAATAGACTGTCAGTCTGCACCACACAAAGCGGTGCAGACCGAGATACTATCCCAGATCAGTTTCAGTGCGTAGGACAAGCCTCAGTGCTGGTGGCTGCAAGATCCTCTCCGGCGAGCTGCAATTGATACATTTGATAATAGCGCCCCTGCTGTTGCAGCAGTTGCTCATGCGTTCCACGCTCAACGGTTTGCCCATGATGGAGCACCATAATCGTGTCGGCCTCAACGATAGTGGAAAGCCGATGGGCGATGATAATCAAGGTTGTCTGTTCCCTGATAATGCGCAGCGCCTTTTGCACCGCCTGCTCCGTACCCGAGTCAATATTCGCCGTCGCTTCATCGAGAATCAGGATTTTAGGCGTTTGCACCAGTACCCGCGCAATCGCCAACAGCTGCTTTTGTCCGGTAGACAGGTTATTCCCCTGCTCGCCAATACGCGTATGCAATCCTTCAGGGAAAGCCCGAACCAGTTCGGCAAGCTGCACCACTTCCAGCACGCGCCAGACGGCCTCTTCGCTGATATCACGCCCCAGCGTCACATTCACAAACATGGATTCCGCCAGCACAACCGGATCCTGTTGCACCATTGCCACATTTTGGCGCAACACCGCATGAGAGAGCGTCGACAGCGGGCGGCCATCAAGTCGGATCTCACCCTCATCCGGTGCGTAATATCCCATAAGCAAACTGGCTAGCGTACTTTTTCCACTGCCGGTATGCCCGACCAACGCAACGAATCCGCGCTCTGGTATCGTCAGAGAAATATTCTGTAGCACGCGTTTTTCTGTGCCATACGAGAAAGAAACATCGTCAATATCGACGCGCCCGGTCGCCAAAGGACGCTCATCATCGCCGTAGCGCTGCTTTTTGCCATCCATCAGTTCAAAGATACGCTCACCGGCGACAACCGCCTGCTGTAACATCGTTTGCTGAGTTGTCAGTTCAATCAGCGGTTCATTCAGACGGCCCAAATAGTTGATAAACGCGTACAAGACCCCGACGCCAACCGATCCCATTGAGCTGAAACCGAATTGGATTAACAAACCACACAGTACCATCGCAGCAAACAGGCTCAGCAACGGCCTCAGCAGGAAACCTTCCAGACGCAGAGCCTTCATCCGCGCTTCATAATGCTCATGGCTGGCGGCCCCCAGTTTCTTGCCAAAGCGGGCCTGCTGGCGAAACTGCTGAATCACGCCCATGCCGTTAATCACTTCATTGAAGCCATCATTGATGTCAGCCAGATAGCTCCTCACCTTGCGGACAATCGGCGTACTAAAGCGATGGTACAGCACCATGACCGTCGCTACCGCAGGGAAAATCATCAGTGCAACCAGCGCCATCTGCCAGTTCAGACTGAACATCGCCACCAGCATCGCCCCCACCAACGCCGCACTGCGTAATACCGTTGACACCACCATGACGTACAGGTCTTTAACCACTTCGGTGTCATTGGTGACGCGTGAAATCAATTGCCCTACGGGTTGCGTATCAAATGTACTCAACGGCTGGCGCAACGCCGCATCCATCACATCAATGCGCAGTTGCTGGACGACACCGACCGCAACGCGGTTGAACAGCAGCGTCTGGAAATAGTGCAGCGAGGCCGCCAGAATTTGCAGCAGGATATAGGCCATTGCCAGGCCCGCCGCAATCGCCAGCGGGAACTGGCCTTTTGCTACCAAATCGTCAATAAAATAGCTCACCAACACGGGGCCTGAGACTTCAGCGATTGCAGCAATCCACAGCATCAGTACGCCCTGTAACAGCGGTTTTCGCCAGGGGGAACCATAGGCCAGCAGACGTTTCAGGGTTGGCCAAAACTGTTGAGGACTATTCATTTTTCGTTCCTTCCAACTGCGGCACATCATCCAGCGCCGCCTCCAGCTGTTGATAACGGTGCATATCCCGATACCAGCCGGGTTGTGCCGCCAGCGTCCGATGTGTGCCACGCTGCACCGTTTGTCCCTGCTGCAACACCACGATTTCATTCGCTTCGGTTAGGGCTGACAGACGATGTGCGCTGATGATCAGCGTCCGCTTTTCGCCCCATGTTTTGAGATTCTGCAAAATCTGGTGTTCCGTTCGTCCATCAACCGCAGACAGCGCATCGTCCAGCACCAAAATTTCAGCATCCAGCAGCAGTGCTCGGGCAATCGCGATCCGCTGTTTTTGACCGCCTGATAACATCACGCCGCGCTCTCCGACCTCCGTCTGGTAACCCTGAGGTAAACGCAGAATGTCGTCATGAACGCTCGCAAGCCGTGCCGCCTGTTCAATCTCTTGTTGGGTAGCATCAGGTCGACCCAGTGCAATGTTTTGCGCCACGGTATCGGAAAACAAAAAAGGCATTTGCCCCACCACGGCAAAACGGCTGCGCAGTTCATCCAACCGAATGGCGCTCAATGGACGACCGTGATAACGAATCTCTCCCGATTGGGTATCGAAGTGACGCAATATCAACGCCAGCAGCGTACTTTTCCCCGATCCGGTCGGCCCACATAGCCCCAGCATATTGCCCGGTGCCAGCGTAAACTGAATATGTTGTAAAGCATCACGGGTATTATCTGGGTAACGAAACGCGGAAATATTCACTTCCAGTACGCCCCGCTCGGCAGGCAATGATTCCTCACCGTCTTTCACCACGAGATCTTCCGCAAGCAGTTGACGAATACGGCTATATGCCGCGCTACCACGCTCAACAATATTAAACATCCAGGCCAGTGCCAGCATCGGCCAGATCATCAACCCCAGATACATGACAAAGCTGGTCAACAAACCTAACGTCAGCGAACCGTTAATCACCATCCAACTGCCGCCGCCAATCGCCAGCAAATTCGACAGCCCGACGGCAATATAAATCGTGGGATCGAAGCGGGCATCAACGCGGGCAACGTGCATATTTTTGGCACCGGCGTCCGCCGCAACCTGCGCAAAACGCGAGGACTGATAGTTTTCCAACCCGAAGGCTTTAATCATCCGAATGCTGGTCAAACCTTCCTGCGCCTGATCGTTAAGCGAAGAAAACGCGGCCTGTGCGGATTTAAAACGGTTATGCAGTTGGGTACCGTAGCGCTTGATGAAAATCGCCATGACCGGCATCGGAAGCAGCGCCAGCAGGGTCAGTTCCCAACTGATTTGAGT
The nucleotide sequence above comes from Pectobacterium brasiliense. Encoded proteins:
- the tesB gene encoding acyl-CoA thioesterase II, with the translated sequence MSQSLQHLLDLLHLEKLEEGLFRGQSDDLGLRQVFGGQVVGQAMSAAKQTVPVERNIHSFHSYFLLPGDSQKPIIYDVENLRDGNSFSARRVRAIQNGRPIFYMTASFQSHEEGFEHQNVMPNVTPPEDLKSEQEIAQDMQHLLPPRFHDKFIQASPIEIRPVKFHNPLKGEVDEPVRHVWCRASSTLPDDKRIHQYLLGYTSDCNFLLTALQPHGVGFLEPSMQVATIDHSMWFHRDFRLDDWLLYTVESTSASGARGFVRGQFYTREGVLVASSVQEGVIRRRQP
- the amtB gene encoding ammonium transporter AmtB gives rise to the protein MKKRLSSLGLGVAALLPSWAMAATPTIDKADNAFIMICTALVLFMTIPGIALFYGGLIRSKNVLSMMTQVSVTFAMVCILWVVYGYSLAFSEGNAFFGGFSTFMLKGIGIESISGTFYQFVHVAYQASFACITVALIVGAIAERIRFSAVLIFVALWLTFSYLPMTHMVWGGGYLAADGALDFAGGTVVHINAAVAGLVGAYLLGKRAGFGKEAFKPHNLPMVFIGTAILYIGWFGFNAGSAGAANGIAALAFLNTVVATAAAILAWVGGEWMVRGKPSLLGACSGCIAGLVAITPAAGTVGVGGALIIGLAGGVAGLWGVTVLKRWLRVDDPCDVFGVHGVCGIVGCILTGVFTSASLGGTGYAEGVTMAHQIWVQLFSVIVCLVWSGVVAFVAFKIADMVVGLRVPEDQEREGLDVNSHGESAYNQ
- the glnK gene encoding P-II family nitrogen regulator gives rise to the protein MKLVTVVIKPFKLEDVREALSSVGIQGLTVTEVKGFGRQKGHAELYRGAEYSVNFLPKVKIDIAIADDQLDEVIDVISKAAYTGKIGDGKIFVAELQRVIRIRTGETDEAAL
- a CDS encoding SmdB family multidrug efflux ABC transporter permease/ATP-binding protein yields the protein MNSPQQFWPTLKRLLAYGSPWRKPLLQGVLMLWIAAIAEVSGPVLVSYFIDDLVAKGQFPLAIAAGLAMAYILLQILAASLHYFQTLLFNRVAVGVVQQLRIDVMDAALRQPLSTFDTQPVGQLISRVTNDTEVVKDLYVMVVSTVLRSAALVGAMLVAMFSLNWQMALVALMIFPAVATVMVLYHRFSTPIVRKVRSYLADINDGFNEVINGMGVIQQFRQQARFGKKLGAASHEHYEARMKALRLEGFLLRPLLSLFAAMVLCGLLIQFGFSSMGSVGVGVLYAFINYLGRLNEPLIELTTQQTMLQQAVVAGERIFELMDGKKQRYGDDERPLATGRVDIDDVSFSYGTEKRVLQNISLTIPERGFVALVGHTGSGKSTLASLLMGYYAPDEGEIRLDGRPLSTLSHAVLRQNVAMVQQDPVVLAESMFVNVTLGRDISEEAVWRVLEVVQLAELVRAFPEGLHTRIGEQGNNLSTGQKQLLAIARVLVQTPKILILDEATANIDSGTEQAVQKALRIIREQTTLIIIAHRLSTIVEADTIMVLHHGQTVERGTHEQLLQQQGRYYQMYQLQLAGEDLAATSTEACPTH
- a CDS encoding SmdA family multidrug ABC transporter permease/ATP-binding protein; the encoded protein is MRLFAQLSWYFRREWRRYLGAVALLIAIAILQLLPPKLVGVIVDGVTQHGMSMTEMMKWIGVMLLTAVMVYLLRYVWRVFLFGASYQLAVELREDFYRQLSRQHPAFYQRHRTGDLMARATNDVDRVVFAAGEGVLTLVDSMVMGCAVLVVMCTQISWELTLLALLPMPVMAIFIKRYGTQLHNRFKSAQAAFSSLNDQAQEGLTSIRMIKAFGLENYQSSRFAQVAADAGAKNMHVARVDARFDPTIYIAVGLSNLLAIGGGSWMVINGSLTLGLLTSFVMYLGLMIWPMLALAWMFNIVERGSAAYSRIRQLLAEDLVVKDGEESLPAERGVLEVNISAFRYPDNTRDALQHIQFTLAPGNMLGLCGPTGSGKSTLLALILRHFDTQSGEIRYHGRPLSAIRLDELRSRFAVVGQMPFLFSDTVAQNIALGRPDATQQEIEQAARLASVHDDILRLPQGYQTEVGERGVMLSGGQKQRIAIARALLLDAEILVLDDALSAVDGRTEHQILQNLKTWGEKRTLIISAHRLSALTEANEIVVLQQGQTVQRGTHRTLAAQPGWYRDMHRYQQLEAALDDVPQLEGTKNE